The Tenuifilum thalassicum genome includes the window CATTAGTAAGCATTTTAGCCGTTGCATCCATAGCCATAGTATTAATTTTTATACCAGAACTACGATTTTGGGAACAAACCGACATATTAACTGAGAACAAAGAAATTAAACCCATTCAGAACAGTGCTGAACTTGTAAACAATGTACAAAATCAGGCAGGGATAGAGACACATGTTGATTCATCAAAAACTTTTGAACCTTCAGACAGCTCTCAAGTTATCATAAGTGATGCCTCTGAGGTTTCTGAGCCATCTAAACCAACAGCTCATGAGCACACATTAGTGCCTATCGATAAAAAAAGTGCACTGTTCTATCAAGAGAAAAACAACAACCAGAACAATGTTTACTACATTGTAGTTGGTAGTTTCTCTCAAAAGGTTAATGCTGAAAAACTTGTCAAGAAACTTGAAATTGATGGATACAAACCAACAATAATACCGGGCAACAACATTTATCGCGTTGCTGTCTATAGATTTTCTACTAAAGAAAGAGCATTACGCGAATTAGAAAGAGTACGTAGGTTAAATCTTACTAGTCAGGCCTGGCTTCTAACTTTAAAAGTCGATTAATTTTTACATTTTCACGATTCAACAAATATCACAATGGCTCTTATTGAAATTGAAAACATGGAGTTTTACGCATTCCATGGATGTTTTAAAGAGGAACAAGTAGTAGGAAACCAGTTTTTAGTAAATATTTCGTTTGAAACCGATACCTCTAAGGCTCAAAAAACCGATAATTTAAACGATACAGTAAACTACCAAGTTGTTTACAATCTGGTTAAAGCCGAAATGCAAAAGACATCAAAACTTCTGGAGCACGTAGCAGAAAGGATAACAAGTGCTGTTAAACTAGAATTTCCAGAAATTAAGAGCATTAAAGTTAAGGTATCGAAGCTAAATCCGCCAATGGGTGGAAAAATTGAAAAGGTAAGTGTTACACTAAATCGTAATTTTGCACAAAAGGGATAAATGATATTTGTTTGATTGATTTTTTTTCTATCTTTGCAGTCGCAAATGGTACCGTGGCCGAGTGGTTAGGCACTGGTCTGCAAAACCACGTACAGCGGTTCGAATCCGCTCGGTACCTCAAAAATTTAAAGCCCCGTATGGGGCTTTCCTTATTTTTTCCTGTTATGTAATCCGCATTCTTTTGTTTCTGGGTTCTCCCACCACCATCTTCCTGCACGAATATCCTCTCCTGGCTCAATTGCCCTGGTACATGGCTGACAACCTATACTAGGGAAACCCTTATCGTGTAAAGGATTGTAAGGCACTCCGTTTTCTTTGATGTATTTCCATACATCTTCCTCCGACCAATCAATCAATGGGTTCAACTTTATCAACCCATTAGCCTCGTCCCACTCTACAAGCTGGTTATCGGTACGAGTAGCAGATTGGCTTCTTCTTAAGCCACAAATCCAAACATCAAGTTCCTTAAATGCTCTTTTCAGGGGTTCAATTTTTCTAACCCTACAGCATTCTTTTCTATTTTCAATACTTTGATAAAAAAGGTTGATTCCCTTTTCTGTTACCATCTTTTCAACATCCTCAGGAGAAGGGAAATATATTTCAATATTCTTTTTATATCTAAGAGATGTACGCTCAATAAGCTCATAGGTTTCATAAAAGAGTCTACCAGTATCAAGCGTGAAGATTCTAACGCTAGGATCGATTTTAACAATCATATCGGTAAGCACTTGGTCTTCAGCTCCCATGCTCGAAGCTAGAGCTATTTTACCCTTATGCTTTTTTATAAACCAATCGAGTACAAACTCAGGTGTTTTACCCTTAAACTGTGCATTTAATGTTTCAACAATTTGCTTCATATTAATTATTTATTGCAAAAATATTAAAAAAAGAAGAGGGGCAATCCAAAATTATGAAATTTAGCAAAATCTGTTTCATGCGTAACAACATAAACGCTCGTTTAATGGATTGAAAACTTAAATTAATGGAAAAAAGTTGATTTCGGCATATTTATATATTAACTTGCTTAAAATCAAATATTCATTTTATGAAAAAGGTTTACACACTAATGCTATCATTATTCACCTTAAGTGCTTGGGCACAAGACATACCAATGCAAGTAATTGCATCTGCAGGTGGATATTTTGAAAACTCAAATGCTGGCATATCAATAAGCTGGACTTTGGGCGAGGTAGCTTACACAACCCTATCTACGGATAGTTATATACTAACACAAGGGTTTCAACAGGGAAACCTTTTCACAACATCTATTGATGAGCCTAAATCAAATCAGGAGGGCATTAATGTTTTCCCTAACCCTGTTAGCGATATTTTAAAATTGCGCATCGATAATAGGTTTGCTACAGGAAATGTCTTTATAGAAATATTTGACGTTACTGGGAAGCTTGTTCTATCAGAAAAAATGAACTTAGAGCAATCAAGTCCTGCAGCACTAAATCTCTCCAACTTGCGTTCAGGCATTTATATTCTTCATGTTTTTTCAGAAAACGATAATGCCAAGAAAGTTATAAAACTTATCAAGGAGTAACTCTGTTACTTCCAAGCCTTTAATTATTATTCACTTAAAAAACATAAGGCCATGAAGAGATTTGGCATAATAATTTATTGTCTACTATTGACAGCTAGTTCGGTCTTCGCACAACAACTTAATGGATTTAGCTACCAAGCAGTAATCCGCAATAGTAGTGGGCAAATTTTACCTAATCAAAACATAACGCTTCAACTTAGCTTGACTGACGAAAGTGGGTCGACCATTTATTACAGCGAACAGCAAACCCAAACAACAAATGAGCAAGGGATTATTAATCTTGAGATTGGTAAAGGGACAATAATAAATGGAAATTTTAATGATATACCATGGCACACTAAGGCAGTCTTTCTAAAAGTAGAAATGAAGGTGAACTCCTCTTTGGAAACAATGGGTATACAAAGAGTTTTAGGTGTGCCCTTGGCCTTTTATACGGATAGTTCGGCTGCATCTGGACATTCTACTTACAGCGATACCGCAAAATTTGCTCAGAAAGTAACGCTAGATGGTGTTGTATTTGGAAGTGGAGATCCTGGTTCGTTTGCAATTTGGAGCACAAACGACACGTTAAAAAGTTTGCCTAACCTTAATTTTGCGAACAGCATAGTTGTACAAGGTAACCCAACTACTAACCCTGATGATCCAATTTTTGAAGTTAAGAAAAGCAATGGGGATGTTATTTTTGGAGTATACCAAGAAGGTGTAAGAGTAAATATTGCTGATACTCCTGCAAAAGGAGCAAAGGGAGGTTTTGCTGTTGGGGGTCTTTCCACTACAAAAGCAGGTCAAACTGAATATTTCAGGATTACACCCGATAGCGCAAGAGTTTACATCAAACAAGTTCCTGCAAAAGGAGCAAAAGGAGGCTTTGCTGTTGGGGGGTTATCTACGACAAAACTAACAACTGCACAAAACCTATTATTTATCAATCCCGACTCAGCAAGAATTTATCTTAATGAAAACGTTGCTAAAGGAGCAAAAGGTGGCTTTGCTGTTGGAGGGCTTTCAACTGGGAAAGCAAATCAATCACAACTTATCCAACTCACTAAAGACAATTACCTAATTGGCTACCAGGCAGGGAGTAATATTACTACAGGTTTATATAACTCATTTATGGGATTCCAGGCAGGTAATTCAAACACAACAGGGAGCTGGAATACTTTTATAGGCTATCAGGCCGGTATGACTAATACAGGAAGCGACAACACCTTTATTGGTTACCAAGCAGGTAGAGCTCATCAGTTTGGTGGAGGAAATGTTTACATTGGAAGTAAAGCTGGTGGTAATGCCCAGAATGGTGTACAAAACATTGTTATTGGCGAATCTGCTGGTTTTAATACAATCAATGGGTTTAAGAATATCTTTATAGGTTTCATGGCTGGTAACCAAAACACAAGTGGATACAATAATTTATTTATTGGTAGCAGTTCTGGTCAAAATAACACTACTGGTAATCGTAACATTTTCATAGGTGACAGCTCGGGATTTTCAAACATTGGAGGCTTTGGGAATACATTCTTTGGGATAAAAAGCGGTTTTAATAATACAGGAGGTTACCGAAATCTTTACATGGGGTACATGTCTGGGTATAACAACGTAAATGGCTCCGACAATACGTTCCTAGGCGATATGGCAGGATCTGAAAATATCTCTGGTGCTGAAAACACCTTTGTGGGACAAGGTGCTGGCTCAACAAATACTACAGGTGCTTATAACACTGCAATTGGTTCAAGTGCTGGTAGGGGTATTATTGATGGAGTCAACAACCTAATGGTGGGTAGGTTCTCTGGATATAATGTTAATGGAAATGGCAATACATTTCTTGGAACCCAAAGTGGTGCTAGTTTTTCTGGGCCAGTTACTGCTAGCTATAACATTTGCATTGGAAATTCTAGTGCAGGAGGTTTAGATAACAGCTATTACAATGTATACATTGGTCAGCAAACAGGTAGCAAACCAGGTTCAAGCAATGTAGTTATTGGACATCAGGCAGGAAATGTTGCTCAAGGAAACGGGAACATCTTTATTGGATATCGTGCAGGATATACTGAACCTAAAGGGAACAGGCTTTACATCCAGAACTCAGGAGTTGATTCAACTCAAGCGCTTATTTATGGTAGATTCGATCAAAAAACTTTAAGTTTTAATGCTAATGTTGGAATTGGAACTACTAATCCTGAAAAGGAGCTACATGTAGTTGGAGACGCTTTGATTACTGGCAGCATTTATTACGATGCATCCCAAACATATAGTAAACCAGACTTTGTATTCAAAGAAGATTATAACAAAAAATTTGAACCACTAACAGTTGAAAACTTCATTCAAGCTAATGGCCATCTTCCATGGTTAACTAAAGCAACTGACGAGGGAAAGGAGATAAACCTTACTCGCTTGCAGTTTGAAACTGTTGAAACTATTGAAAACCTTCAACTCCAAATCATAGAACAACAAAAGCAAATCAATTCTCTTAAGGCTGAGATTGAAGAACTTAAATCTTTTATCAAATCAAAAAAATAAAATAATCTGCAGACAAACAGAGGCTGTCCATAAAGGCAGCCTCTATTTTTTAATAAATTCCAAAAGGCGATATCACCTAACCTTAAAGTATTCAATAAGCTCTGCTAAAGATTTAGCTTTAGCGTTTAACTCTTCGGCGCTGGCTGCAACTTCCTCAGATAGTGAAGCGTTTTGCTGTGTAGTGTTATTTAACTCCTGTACCGATGCGTTTACTTGCTCAGTACCTGTGCGTTGCTCATGAGTTGCAGCGGTTATCTCCCTTATTAAATCGGTAGTTCTTATTATTTCGTTCACATTCTGATTCATCAGTTCCTTGGCTTTTACAGAGATTTCTGCTCCTCTTTGGGATACTTCAATTATTTCGTTTGCTGCCTGACGGCTTCGCTCTGCGAGCCTACGCACTTCTGCAGCAACTACAGCAAAACCTTTCCCATGTTCTCCTGCTCGGGCTGCCTCTACGGCAGCATTTAGCGCAAGAAGATTGGTTTGAAAGGCAATATCGTTAATTATGCTAATTTTTTGGGCTATCTCATTCATGGAGTCAAGGGCAACGTTTGTCGACTCAACCCCTTTTTCAAGATCCTTTGAAGTTGATACAGCTATGGTTTCAGTTTGTACAGCATTCTCGGAATTTTGCTGTATGCTTGAAAGTATTTCCTCCATGGAGCTAGAAATCTCTTCTAGCGATGATGCCTGCTCTGAGGTAACCTCGGAAAGGCTACTTGCGCTCATGCTCATTTGGTTAGCCGAAGATTCAAGTTCATCAGCTGCATCGGAGATTCCTTCAATAATCTCTCGAAGCTTCTTTGCAAGATTGCCAATCGAAATGCTTAACTTACCTAGCTCATCGTTGCGCTTTGCATACTGGGTATTAACCTCAACTGTTAAATCACCCTCACTCATTTTATACAAATCGTCTATTGCATGATCAAGTGGTTTACGAACCCTTTTTGCAATATATGCTATGCCCAATATACCCGAAATGATAATTATTGGCGAGGTTATATATGCAGGAAAATATTCTGGATAGATAAACCTTAAACTCACCAGTACGTCTATTAAAGTACCCCATGCTAGGGTTACTGTTCCCATTGTTATAAGAATAGACTTCTTAAAGAAATACCTTATGGTAGCTATACCAATTGGAAGAGCAATACTAACAAGGATTACTAGGCTCAAAACTTCTTTATTCATAGCAAAAGTTTTATCATTACACGATTTATACGTTTGTTCAAATTGAAAAGTTAGTCTAAATTAACATATGATGCAACTTTATGATATAAAACAGTGCTTTTTCCTATTTAACTCAACAAATAAGGAGTTTACACGCATCATTGTTATATATCAATTAAAACTAAATGCCATCAAAAAGTTTCTTATAGATCCGCTCACTCTCTTTTTGGTTAATTTCCCATAGCTTGTTACTAATTCTTAACAACCTATGAACTCTAAACCTATTTTTTACAGACAAATGCGGTAAAATCCTATCGAGCAGCAACGCTAAGGGTTTAAACTTTACTATACCCACTAACGACTTTGTTCTATCGTACATTGATAGGGGATTACGGAAACCTGAACCGTGGTGATAAATTAAATCGGCATAAATACCAAACATTAAACCATGGTCTGAGAGCTGGGAAGTTCTTAATAGCGGTAGCCACTCCACATTTTTATCGTTTAAAGCCTTTAGCAGATTGCCGCCAACATCGGTTCTGCTATAACCTGCTGTTGTACCCCACTGATATCCTTCTTTCCAATCGCCTTTAATTGATTTCCAGAATCCAATAGTTGTAACACAAAACGAAGGGTGTGGCTGTATATCGCCTATATTCTCAACCCTTTTTACTGCTGCTAAAGGATACTTTGAAAGTGATTCGGTGATAAATTCATCTATGGGCTTTATGGGGAAGGCATCGCCATCTATAAAAATAATAACATCATCATCGGATGCCTGAAGCGAAATAAATTTGGCCAAAAGGTTTAACTTTATAGCATGTTCTGTTATGGGCTCGCAGCATGCAAAATCGTATCGGTGATAGTGCTTACAAGCATCGCCACTTAAAAAGGCAAATACCTTAAATGGCTGTTTTATGTTCTTTTGAAGATACCTTAGCTGAATATCAACCCATTTATCGGATTGCCAATGTACGGTTGCAATGTAAAGCATTTATTGCGTATAGTGTTTATGCAAAGTTAACCAATTTAGTTAATATTGTTTAATCAAAATGTCAACATCTTCAATAAAAAAATACAATCAAATTGTAATATTCACTGCCGAGACCTACCCATCGGTGGCAGGCGATGGCAGAAATGCTTTACTCGTTGGGTCTAAACTTGCGGCTAAAGGGCATAGGGTTTTACTTATTAGCCTCAATCCTAATAATTTACTTCAACCTTACGAAACCATTAATGGAGTTCAAATAGAAAGAGTTGCATATAACTATAAAACCAAACTTGGACGTGCTATTTTAAGATTAAATCTTTTATGGCACCTTCAAAAGCTTAAGAACCCAAAGACTATTTGGCTAATTTATGGGGCAATGCCAGGGTTTAGGACAATAATGCTAGCAGCTATTCTGAAAGGTGTTAGTTTTATCTTTAGGTCAACACTATGGGGTTTCGACGATGCGTACACTCTTGCTGGAAAACCTCTTAAGTTCTTTACCAGAGTTCTTCTTAAAAAAGTTAATGGTTACTACGCCTTAAACAGTAGTTTTGCATCCTCATGGATCAGCGTGTTTGGACAGTCTAACATCTTCAAATCGTTTCAAGGAGTTGAATTGGGGAGGTTCAACATTAAAAACAGAAATGAAATTAGAGCACTAACAAGGCAGGAATTGGGGATTCCACCAGATCAACCAGCAATTCTTATGGTTGGGCATTTAATTCATCGCAAGGGATTTCCTGAGATTATTGATTGGATAGGGAAGATAGATGATGAATACATACTAATCCATCTGGGTAGCTACCAGGCATCGGAATGGGATACAGTTAGCCTATATAACGGTGAAATGAGCCAACACAAGTCCTATGCTGAAAAGGTTTTAGGTGATAAAATAAGATTCTTAGGGCGCCACAACGACACCTACAAGTTTTACCTTGCTTCCGATATCTTCCTTATGGCCTCGTATGCCGAAGGGTATCCACCAAATTCCGTAAATGAGGCCCTAGCAGCTGGATTACCTGTTATCACCAGAAAAATACCAGGCGTTACCGATACTATAACCGATGGATTAAATGGTTTTCATTTTTCTTCCGAAAAAGAATTTTCTGCAAAACTCTCATCTCTAATCCACAACAAGCCCAGAAGAATTGAAATGGGCAGAAATGCACAAATTTTTGCAAGCGACAAACTCAATATCAATTTGATTGTTGACAGGCTAGAAACATTTATCAATGCGATTTAAAACAACCAACCTGAATTTTGTGTAACTTACTCACACAAACGAATGCTAAATGGCATATAGGGAAAAACTATACAAAATTGTTTTTGAAAGCGACACCAGAGCTGGTAAGCTATTTGATGTATGGCTTCTATGGTTAATTCTTGTAAGCATAACCATAACAATACTTGATAGTGTCCCAAACATAAATAGCACCTTAAAGTTACAATTCTATCTGGCTGAATGGTTTTTCACCATTCTTTTTAGCGTGGAATACTTGTTACGCATTTTCATTAGTCCCAAGCCCTTTCGATATATTTTTAGTTTTTGGGGATTTATTGACCTATTGGCCATACTACCAACTTTCTTCAGCCTTTTCTTTTATGGATACCACTACCTTTTAGTCGTTAGGATTTTCAGACTTTTGCGTGTATTCAGAATTCTAAAACTTGCCAGGTTTAACCGAGAAGCAAGAATATTGTTAGATGCGCTAAAAGCAAGTTCATACAAAATTGGTATATTTTTCTCTGCCGTTCTTACCATAGTTGTATTGATGGGGACTATTATGTATGTTGTAGAAAGTGGCGAGAATGGCTTTAGCAGCATTCCACAAAGCATTTACTGGGCAATAATTACTATAACCACAGTAGGCTATGGCGACATCGTACCGCACACCGTGCTAGGTAAATTCATTTCATCATTTGCCATGCTTATTGGTTATGCTATTATTGCAGTGCCTACTGGTATAATTACAGTAGAGGTAGGAAAATCAACCAATAAGAAACAAAAATGCCCTATGTGCAACAAATTAGCACCAACCAGTGCTAACTACTGTTCATATTGCGGCACCAAGCTAAACCAAAACTCACATGAAAGAGATTCTTAACACCAAAATTATCGAGATTGGGGAATATGTGCTTCGCTTACAAAACTTGTTGAGTTTTGTTATTTTTCTTGTGATAGTTATTGCTGTTTATTACTCAATTAAGCGATTAATATTCCGTTCAAAAACCTTACAAACTTCAATGAAGTACACGGTTTCCAAACTACTTCAATACATCATTATCTTTCTTTCTTTCATCATCAGCTTAAAACTACTGGGTTTTAACATATCGGTTTTACTTGCTGGTTCGGCAGCGTTACTTGTTGGTGTGGGGTTTGGTTTGCAAAACATATTTAACGATTTCATTTCGGGCATAATATTACTACTTGACGGGACTCTTAAGGTTGGCGACATCATTGAGGTTAATGGCAAAATATACAAGGTTTTAGAAATCAGCTTCAGATACACAATTGTTCTTGGCCGCGATGAGAATTACATCATCCTGCCAAATTCTAGCCTAACAAGTAATACCGTAATAAACTGGACACATAGCGAAGTTGCTTCACGGTTTAAAATAACGGTTGGAGTGGATTACTCTTCAGACGTTCAAAAGGTTATGCGCATTCTTAAAGAGGTGGCAGCTGGACATGCAAAGGTTCTCTCTAAGCCAGAACCATTTGTTCGATTTGAGGATTATGCTGACTCCGCATTGATTTTTGGTGTTTACTTCTATACCGATGAGGTATTTCGTGTTGAAAACATTAAGAGCGAAATCAGGATTCAGATTTATAAAGCATTCAAAGAAAATGGTATCAATATCCCATTTCCACAACGGGTAATACATTTCAGCAAAGATGCAGACCAGAAAGACTCAAACCAATAACCAACAAATAATTACTTAAAAATCGAAACAACATGCAGCAACCAAACCTTTTTAAACGTCTCTATAAAAACCAAAACCAAAAAACATGAAATCAAGAGTTATCCTTCTATTACTTCTCACAGGTTTGGGTATTCAAACCATAAACGCTCAGGTAACACGCAAGTTTAACCAAACTGGATTTACTGGTATAAAAAATAGCACATCGGCCGATGTATATATCACCCAAGCCGATGCGTTTAGTGTAGAGGTAACAGCCAAAGAGAATGTGTTTAAGCAACTGGAAATCTATGTAGAAAACAATGTCTTGCACTGCAAAAGCAAGGGAAGAATTAGCTTTTGGGGTAACGATTGGGAAGGAGCAAGGATTAACATATCACTGCCAAACGTTGAGCTGCTTTCTATTAATGGGTCGGGCGATATGATTATTAAAACACCAGTCAACTCAACAGAGCTTAAATTTGCAATTAACGGAAGTGGCGACATAGTATCAAAATCAATTTCAGCAAAAACGTTAAAGGCTTCAATCAATGGGTCTGGCGATATTGAAGTGAAAGATAAATCGATTATCGAAAATGTAGAGGTAAGGATTAACGGTTCGGGAGATGTTAATTTAGCGAAGGTTGATTCCGAGAATGCCAACGTCAGAATTAACGGCTCTGGCGATGTAGCAATAACTTGTAACAAAAACTTCAACGCAAGATCAAACGGTAGCGGAGATATTATTCTTTATGGCAAGGCAATGGTTGATGCTAAAATTAATGGTTCAGGGGAGCTAATCCGAAAGTAATAGCGAATCGTAGTAAAAAATAAAGGGCTGTCCGGAATAACGACAGCCCTTTTATCATGTTTAACTTCTTATTTCAAAAGACCAGCTTTATACTTTTCACCAATAACCTTTAGCATATCATCGGTCATGGTTTCTAGGTTCCATTTAGGATTCCATCCCCACTCTTCGCGAGCACAGCTATCGTCCATATAGTTTGGCCAGCTATCGGCAATGGCTTTCTTAACGGGGTCCACATCGTACTCCATTGTAAAATCGGGGATGCGCTTTTTAATGGCAGCATATATCTGCGATGGTTCAAAGCTCATAGCAGTAACATTAAAGCTGTTCCTGTGTTTTAGCTTTGAAGGGTCAGCTTCCATAAGCTGAACACAAGCGTCAAGGGCATCGGGCATGTACATCATATCCAAATAGGTTCCTTCGGGCAGTGGACAAACGTAATGCTTTTGCTGTATTGCGCCATAGTATATCTCAACAGCATAATCGGTTGTTCCACCACCAGGTAGAGTCACATTTGAAATGATTCCAGGAAAACGGACGCTGCGGGTATCAACACCATACTTTTGGAAGTAGTAGTCACCTAACATTTCGCCAGTAACCTTGCAAATTCCATATATGGTAGTTGGGCGCATTATGGTGTCCTGTGGTGTATTATCTTTTGGAGAATTTGGGCCAAACGCACCAATTGAGCTTGGTGTAAACACAGCGCAATTAAACTCACGTGCAATCTCAAGCGAGTTCATTAATGCCCCCATGTTAATTTTCCATGCTAGCTGTGGGTTTTTCTCACCGGTGGCCGATAGCAATGCCACCATGTTGTATATGGTGTCAATCTTATACTTTTTAACAATATCGGCAAACTTTTGTGCATCAAGGGCATCTAGCAATTCAAAAGGGCCATCCTTAAAAACATCGGCACATTTTGTATTAATATCGGCAGCAACAACATTGCTGTTTCCGTAGATTTTTTGGAGATGAGGCACAAGTTCCGATCCTATTTGACCACCTGCACCAACAACTAGTATATTCTTCATGACTTCTAAACTATTTCGAAATTTAACTTATGATTTTTGGCAAATGTATATGTTTTGGTTAAGACTTCAAACCAAACGTCAGGGTTTAAATTTATATTTTAAAGCAGATTTTATATCGACATATAAAAAAACCGCCTTTCGGCGGTTTGTGGGCCCAGCTGGGCTCGAACCAGCGACCCTCTGATTATGAGTCAGATGCTCTAACCAGCTGAGCTATGGGCCCTAAAAAAACAGTTGATTCTGTTTTTATTTTGGTTTGCAAAATTACATATTTGCATTTGAATTTTCAAACATAAGCAATAAAAATATTTACTTAATCCTTAAAAATTATTTCATGCTTAAAGCTAAAAACATCATTTTTGACCTTGGGGGCGTTGTCCTCGATATTGATTACAAGCTCACTCTAAACGAGTTTAACAGGTTAGGCATTAACATAAATGACTACTCCATACTAACAGGGAAAAACGAAATCTTCAACCAGTTCGATTGTGGCCTAATCTCACCTAGTGAGTTCAGAAAACAGATCTGCGGACTGTTCAACATATCTGTTGATGCTGAAACCTTCGACTTGGCATGGAATAAACTTTTGCTTGAATGGGATTTTGAACGACTTAAATTTATTGAAAGGTTAAGGGACAATTACAAAATCTTTTTACTTAGCAACACTAACGCCATCCATTTTGAGCACTACAATAAAGAACTAGCTAAAAAGACTGGGAAAGAGCTA containing:
- a CDS encoding HAD family hydrolase, translated to MLKAKNIIFDLGGVVLDIDYKLTLNEFNRLGININDYSILTGKNEIFNQFDCGLISPSEFRKQICGLFNISVDAETFDLAWNKLLLEWDFERLKFIERLRDNYKIFLLSNTNAIHFEHYNKELAKKTGKELKDYFDKLYLSFELGMRKPQPEIFQRVLDENRIDPKETLFIDDTLEHIAAAQKLGINAIHLNGGNIVNPLKDTLTRILN
- a CDS encoding L-threonine 3-dehydrogenase, whose protein sequence is MKNILVVGAGGQIGSELVPHLQKIYGNSNVVAADINTKCADVFKDGPFELLDALDAQKFADIVKKYKIDTIYNMVALLSATGEKNPQLAWKINMGALMNSLEIAREFNCAVFTPSSIGAFGPNSPKDNTPQDTIMRPTTIYGICKVTGEMLGDYYFQKYGVDTRSVRFPGIISNVTLPGGGTTDYAVEIYYGAIQQKHYVCPLPEGTYLDMMYMPDALDACVQLMEADPSKLKHRNSFNVTAMSFEPSQIYAAIKKRIPDFTMEYDVDPVKKAIADSWPNYMDDSCAREEWGWNPKWNLETMTDDMLKVIGEKYKAGLLK
- a CDS encoding head GIN domain-containing protein, which codes for MKSRVILLLLLTGLGIQTINAQVTRKFNQTGFTGIKNSTSADVYITQADAFSVEVTAKENVFKQLEIYVENNVLHCKSKGRISFWGNDWEGARINISLPNVELLSINGSGDMIIKTPVNSTELKFAINGSGDIVSKSISAKTLKASINGSGDIEVKDKSIIENVEVRINGSGDVNLAKVDSENANVRINGSGDVAITCNKNFNARSNGSGDIILYGKAMVDAKINGSGELIRK
- a CDS encoding mechanosensitive ion channel family protein; amino-acid sequence: MKEILNTKIIEIGEYVLRLQNLLSFVIFLVIVIAVYYSIKRLIFRSKTLQTSMKYTVSKLLQYIIIFLSFIISLKLLGFNISVLLAGSAALLVGVGFGLQNIFNDFISGIILLLDGTLKVGDIIEVNGKIYKVLEISFRYTIVLGRDENYIILPNSSLTSNTVINWTHSEVASRFKITVGVDYSSDVQKVMRILKEVAAGHAKVLSKPEPFVRFEDYADSALIFGVYFYTDEVFRVENIKSEIRIQIYKAFKENGINIPFPQRVIHFSKDADQKDSNQ